Proteins from a genomic interval of Diaminobutyricimonas aerilata:
- a CDS encoding amidohydrolase family protein produces MNARPANTVSDLVLKTADEEDRRILIRGAYVVTMDPTQPDLPRGDVLIEGSRIAAVGADLGAHGAATDAVVIDAEGAIVAPGLVDTHRHAWEATLRRSIPDVNDLGEYVVSTLSGVAPVLTPDDVYVGTRLAALTALDSGITCMLDFSHNSRTAEHSDRAIAALAETGIRGVHASMGPHFGEWDHQWPADLARLRSTYFASDDQLLTLRIAALATDEIAGPEIAYGPRLAAVARELGVGVSIDAVFGESSSRAVLEWARAGILDARTTLIHSTGLTADAWKAMGEAGVTVALAPTSDAQIGLETAIPAVDEALAAGIRPGLSIDVEVALVSDMFTQMRALLAIQRMRAVNAAYGTTADVQRITARDVLDFATLQGARTNGLDGVTGSITPGKQADLLLIDAEAVNNMPLNDAVGTIVLGTDPRNVSGVFVAGRVRKWDGELVGVDLEELRRSVHASRDGIIARAGAGAEALSVIRGR; encoded by the coding sequence ATGAACGCCCGCCCCGCGAACACCGTGTCCGACCTCGTCCTCAAGACCGCGGACGAGGAGGACCGCCGCATCCTCATCCGAGGCGCCTACGTCGTCACGATGGACCCCACGCAGCCCGACCTGCCGCGCGGCGACGTGCTCATCGAAGGCAGCCGCATCGCCGCCGTCGGTGCCGACCTCGGCGCGCACGGAGCGGCGACCGACGCGGTCGTGATCGATGCGGAGGGCGCGATCGTCGCCCCCGGCCTTGTCGACACCCATCGGCACGCATGGGAGGCCACCCTGCGCCGCAGCATCCCCGACGTCAACGACCTCGGCGAGTACGTCGTGTCCACGCTCAGCGGTGTCGCCCCCGTGCTCACCCCGGACGACGTCTACGTCGGCACGCGGCTGGCCGCCCTCACGGCGCTCGACAGCGGCATCACCTGCATGCTCGACTTCTCGCACAACTCGCGAACGGCCGAGCATTCGGACCGGGCCATCGCGGCGCTCGCGGAGACCGGGATCCGCGGTGTGCACGCGTCGATGGGACCGCACTTCGGCGAGTGGGACCACCAGTGGCCGGCGGACCTCGCCCGGCTGCGGTCGACGTACTTCGCGAGCGACGACCAGCTGCTCACCCTGCGGATCGCCGCCCTCGCCACCGACGAGATCGCCGGCCCCGAGATCGCCTACGGTCCCCGGCTGGCGGCCGTGGCGCGCGAGCTCGGCGTCGGCGTGAGCATCGACGCCGTGTTCGGGGAATCGTCGTCGCGCGCGGTGCTCGAGTGGGCCCGAGCCGGCATCCTCGACGCGCGCACCACGCTCATCCACAGCACCGGGCTCACGGCCGACGCGTGGAAGGCGATGGGCGAGGCCGGGGTGACCGTCGCCCTCGCCCCCACCTCGGATGCCCAGATCGGGCTCGAGACCGCGATCCCGGCGGTCGACGAAGCTCTCGCCGCGGGCATCCGCCCCGGCCTCAGCATCGACGTCGAGGTCGCGCTCGTCAGCGACATGTTCACCCAGATGCGCGCGCTGCTGGCCATCCAGCGGATGCGCGCGGTCAATGCGGCGTATGGAACGACGGCGGACGTCCAGCGCATCACCGCGCGCGACGTGCTCGACTTCGCCACCCTGCAGGGGGCCCGCACCAATGGGCTCGACGGGGTGACCGGCTCCATCACGCCCGGCAAGCAGGCGGACCTGCTGCTCATCGACGCCGAGGCAGTCAACAACATGCCGCTCAACGACGCGGTCGGCACGATCGTGCTCGGAACCGACCCCCGCAACGTCTCGGGGGTGTTCGTCGCCGGCCGCGTGCGCAAGTGGGACGGCGAACTCGTCGGGGTCGACCTCGAGGAGCTCCGCCGGTCGGTGCACGCCTCCCGCGACGGCATCATCGCGCGGGCCGGCGCCGGGGCGGAGGCCCTGTCGGTCATCCGCGGCCGCTAG
- a CDS encoding DUF1330 domain-containing protein, which produces MAAYISIDMTPHDRDAIAEYERNVQPILESYGGRVIARDEAPIIAEGGRSPRLAVLIRFADKAAFRRFYDSDEYAPWKEFRMRNASEDAIVLDGPDGV; this is translated from the coding sequence ATGGCGGCCTACATCAGCATCGACATGACCCCGCACGACCGCGACGCGATCGCGGAGTACGAACGCAACGTGCAGCCGATCCTCGAGAGCTACGGCGGGCGGGTGATCGCCAGGGACGAAGCCCCGATCATCGCCGAGGGCGGACGCAGCCCGCGGCTCGCGGTGCTCATCCGATTCGCGGACAAGGCGGCGTTCCGTCGCTTCTACGACTCCGACGAGTACGCGCCGTGGAAGGAGTTCCGCATGCGCAACGCCAGCGAAGACGCCATCGTGCTCGACGGCCCGGACGGCGTGTAG
- a CDS encoding ArsR/SmtB family transcription factor yields the protein MPQLTHPEVDRIRLDHVLAALGNPVRLGVIARLAAGEHLNCTTALPDVPKSSASHHWRVLRESGLLHQQREGRFITMTLRRRELDERFPGLLDAVLTAAAETA from the coding sequence ATGCCCCAGCTCACCCACCCTGAGGTGGACCGGATCCGGCTCGACCACGTTCTCGCCGCCCTCGGGAACCCCGTCCGGCTAGGTGTGATCGCACGACTGGCGGCCGGTGAACACCTCAACTGCACGACCGCATTGCCGGACGTCCCCAAGTCGTCGGCGAGCCACCATTGGCGCGTGCTGCGTGAAAGCGGGCTTCTGCACCAACAGCGGGAGGGTCGCTTCATCACGATGACCCTCCGTCGCCGTGAACTCGACGAGCGGTTTCCCGGCCTGCTCGACGCCGTGCTCACCGCAGCCGCCGAGACGGCATGA
- a CDS encoding helix-turn-helix domain-containing protein, translating to MGAIVSELGDFLRAKRAAASVDALPFPASGRRRVPGLRRDEVALLAGVSVDYYTRLEQGRERNPSAQVLDALAHALDLNLHERRYAYGLAQIAWVPELAETDPPVDATLTRLMDGWPGAACFVLDPLLDIVAMNALATALFRPFVSTRNLVEMVFLDPEGRAFYVDWERAAKGCVANLRATSGLYAGTARRRELLDRLTGGSPYFAELWAAHDVEPKTHDQKVLRHPEAGEFAIAFDAFEVSAMPGHQLVVYRAEPASASERALRMLSKDEVASPVGDSALAG from the coding sequence ATGGGAGCGATCGTGAGCGAGCTGGGTGATTTCCTTCGAGCGAAGCGTGCGGCGGCCTCCGTCGATGCGCTGCCCTTCCCCGCCTCGGGACGGCGGCGGGTGCCGGGACTGCGTCGCGACGAAGTCGCGCTGCTCGCCGGCGTCAGCGTCGACTACTACACCCGACTCGAGCAGGGTCGGGAGAGGAATCCCTCAGCCCAGGTGCTCGACGCCCTCGCGCACGCGCTCGATCTGAACCTGCACGAACGACGGTACGCCTACGGTCTCGCGCAGATCGCCTGGGTGCCCGAGCTTGCCGAGACGGACCCACCCGTCGACGCGACTTTGACGCGCCTCATGGACGGGTGGCCCGGAGCCGCCTGTTTCGTGCTCGATCCCTTGCTCGACATCGTGGCGATGAACGCGCTCGCGACCGCGCTGTTCCGCCCCTTCGTCTCCACCCGGAACCTCGTCGAGATGGTCTTCCTCGACCCCGAGGGCCGCGCCTTCTACGTCGACTGGGAGCGCGCGGCGAAGGGGTGCGTGGCGAACCTCCGCGCCACGTCGGGGCTCTACGCCGGTACCGCGCGTCGCCGCGAGCTGCTCGATCGACTCACCGGCGGAAGCCCGTACTTCGCCGAACTGTGGGCCGCGCACGACGTCGAACCGAAGACGCACGATCAGAAGGTGCTGCGGCACCCCGAGGCCGGCGAGTTCGCCATCGCCTTCGACGCGTTCGAGGTCTCCGCCATGCCCGGGCACCAGCTCGTCGTCTACCGCGCGGAACCGGCGAGTGCGAGCGAGCGCGCGCTGCGGATGCTGTCGAAGGATGAGGTGGCGTCGCCGGTCGGCGACAGCGCTCTGGCGGGCTGA
- a CDS encoding SDR family oxidoreductase, whose amino-acid sequence MTGIITPGALDGRVAVVTGASSGIGEATAETFAALGAKVALLARRAERLDAVVARIEQNGGTAIAVPTDVTDRAQVLAAAERIATELGEVDLVFANAGVQLISTITDLKVEDWDAQIDLNIKGVMNTIQAFVPSLESAAAAGRTADLVTTSSIAATRILEKFQVYSGTKAYISHITRLLRTELGRKNVRVSTVEPGMVDTELPDHVTDPDASRLMADLIEQIDVLQSRDVAETVAFVAGLPKHVNLTEITILPTQQII is encoded by the coding sequence ATGACCGGAATCATCACCCCGGGCGCACTCGACGGCCGCGTCGCCGTCGTCACCGGAGCGTCGAGCGGCATCGGCGAGGCCACCGCAGAGACCTTCGCCGCACTCGGCGCCAAGGTCGCACTGCTGGCGCGTCGCGCCGAGCGACTGGATGCCGTGGTGGCCCGCATCGAGCAGAACGGCGGCACGGCGATCGCGGTGCCGACCGACGTGACCGACCGCGCTCAGGTGCTCGCCGCGGCGGAGCGGATCGCCACCGAGCTCGGCGAGGTCGACCTCGTGTTCGCGAACGCGGGCGTGCAGCTCATCTCCACGATCACCGACCTGAAGGTCGAGGACTGGGACGCGCAGATCGACCTGAACATCAAGGGCGTCATGAACACCATCCAGGCGTTCGTGCCGAGCCTCGAGTCCGCTGCCGCCGCCGGTCGCACGGCCGACCTGGTGACGACCTCGTCGATCGCCGCGACGAGGATCCTCGAGAAGTTCCAGGTGTACTCGGGCACGAAGGCCTACATCAGCCACATCACGCGGCTGCTGCGTACCGAGCTCGGACGCAAGAACGTCCGGGTGTCGACGGTCGAGCCGGGCATGGTCGACACGGAGCTCCCCGACCACGTCACCGATCCCGACGCGAGCCGCCTCATGGCCGACCTCATCGAGCAGATCGACGTGCTGCAGTCGCGGGACGTCGCCGAGACGGTCGCGTTCGTCGCGGGCCTGCCGAAGCACGTGAACCTCACCGAGATCACGATCCTGCCGACGCAGCAGATCATCTGA
- a CDS encoding flavin reductase family protein, with protein sequence MSDRFTEYPLDKVHRLFEPGPVVLVSTADEQGRANLMTNGFNMTVRHSSTIALVVGPWDHSFSALRATGECVIGLPGRDILETVVDIGNVSGADTDKWERFGLTPAPAATVRAPLVSECFANVECTVADDRLVGDYDLWLLRIEKAWIDPAAPAASEVHHRGDGTFSTNGDLIDLRRRMTKWEALTRD encoded by the coding sequence ATGTCCGACCGATTCACGGAATACCCGCTCGACAAGGTGCACCGCCTCTTCGAGCCCGGCCCCGTCGTGCTCGTCTCTACCGCGGACGAACAGGGGCGTGCCAACCTCATGACGAACGGGTTCAACATGACGGTGCGGCACTCCAGCACGATCGCGCTCGTCGTCGGCCCGTGGGACCACTCCTTCTCGGCGCTGCGCGCGACCGGGGAGTGCGTGATCGGGCTCCCCGGTCGGGACATCCTCGAGACCGTCGTCGACATCGGCAACGTGTCGGGCGCGGACACGGACAAATGGGAGCGCTTCGGCCTGACACCGGCCCCCGCGGCGACGGTGCGCGCACCCCTCGTGTCCGAGTGCTTCGCAAACGTCGAGTGCACCGTCGCCGACGACCGGCTCGTCGGCGACTACGACCTGTGGCTGCTGCGGATCGAGAAGGCGTGGATCGACCCGGCCGCGCCCGCGGCGAGCGAGGTGCACCACCGCGGCGACGGCACCTTCTCGACGAACGGCGACCTGATCGACCTGCGGCGTCGGATGACCAAGTGGGAAGCGCTCACGCGCGACTGA
- a CDS encoding SDR family NAD(P)-dependent oxidoreductase — protein MEIEGRTVVLTGATSGIGAAAARRLAAEAGHLIVQGPESEAEVGELLAELRSAGRASVDYVSADFTSFAEVRSAARRVLDLADGIDVLVNNAGVPGSRRRQLTADGHERTIQVNYLALTLWSELLIPGMSDGGRIVNVGSTTHRMTSLALDDLDLEHGYDPVRAYAQSKLAIVTYSAWLASRLPRDISVVAISPGVISTSLLHSMFGGGGAPVEHGGARIREAVLADVPSGTYIDDGEVIAASDDALDEHTQAGLADLTRRLTS, from the coding sequence GTGGAGATCGAAGGCAGAACCGTCGTGCTCACCGGCGCGACGAGCGGGATCGGGGCTGCAGCGGCACGACGGCTGGCAGCCGAGGCCGGTCACCTGATCGTGCAAGGCCCTGAGTCGGAGGCGGAGGTCGGCGAGCTGCTCGCGGAACTGCGGTCCGCCGGCCGGGCATCCGTCGACTACGTGAGCGCCGACTTCACCTCCTTCGCCGAGGTGCGCAGCGCCGCACGGCGCGTGCTCGACCTCGCCGACGGGATCGACGTGCTCGTGAACAACGCGGGCGTGCCGGGCAGCAGGCGCCGGCAGCTCACCGCCGACGGGCACGAGCGCACCATCCAGGTCAACTACCTCGCGCTGACCCTGTGGTCGGAGCTGCTGATCCCCGGGATGAGCGACGGCGGGCGGATCGTCAACGTCGGATCGACGACCCACCGGATGACCTCGCTCGCCCTCGACGATCTCGACCTGGAGCACGGGTACGACCCGGTGCGCGCCTACGCCCAGTCGAAGCTCGCCATCGTCACCTACTCCGCGTGGCTCGCGAGCCGGCTCCCGCGCGACATCAGCGTCGTCGCGATCAGCCCCGGCGTGATCAGCACCTCGCTGCTCCACTCCATGTTCGGCGGCGGCGGGGCTCCGGTCGAGCACGGAGGCGCACGCATCCGCGAGGCGGTGCTCGCCGACGTGCCGTCCGGCACCTACATCGACGACGGGGAGGTCATCGCGGCCAGCGACGACGCCCTCGATGAGCACACCCAGGCCGGGCTCGCGGACCTCACGCGACGCCTGACCTCCTGA
- a CDS encoding glucose 1-dehydrogenase yields the protein MGKLDGKVAIITGAARGMGAAHARLFVAEGAKVVLADVLTEQGEKVAEELGDSARFVPLDVRDREQWTVVVDTAAREFGRVDILVNNAGIFRREPIETHSHEMWDEVIGVNLTGVWNGTKAVIDEMRKAGGGSIINVSSTAGITGYAYLPAYSASKWALRGLTKATALDLGGFGIRANTVHPGFVRTPMTEELGDNTANVALHRQAEDTELSPLVLFLASDDSAFATGGEFIADGGESAGIPAR from the coding sequence ATGGGAAAGCTGGATGGGAAGGTCGCCATCATCACGGGCGCCGCTCGGGGGATGGGCGCCGCGCACGCGCGTCTGTTCGTCGCCGAGGGGGCGAAGGTGGTGCTCGCCGACGTGCTCACGGAGCAGGGCGAGAAGGTGGCGGAGGAACTCGGCGACAGCGCGCGCTTCGTTCCGCTCGACGTGCGCGACCGGGAGCAGTGGACGGTGGTGGTCGACACCGCCGCGCGCGAGTTCGGTCGCGTCGACATCCTCGTCAACAACGCCGGGATCTTCCGGCGCGAGCCGATCGAGACCCACAGCCACGAGATGTGGGACGAGGTGATCGGCGTGAACCTCACCGGGGTGTGGAACGGCACCAAGGCCGTCATCGACGAGATGCGCAAGGCCGGCGGAGGCTCCATCATCAACGTCTCGTCGACGGCGGGCATCACGGGCTACGCGTACCTGCCCGCGTACTCGGCGTCGAAGTGGGCGCTGCGCGGGCTGACGAAGGCGACGGCGCTCGACCTCGGCGGATTCGGCATCCGGGCCAACACCGTGCACCCCGGATTCGTGCGCACCCCGATGACCGAGGAGCTCGGCGACAACACGGCCAACGTCGCGCTGCACCGTCAGGCGGAGGACACGGAGCTGTCGCCCCTCGTGCTCTTCCTGGCGAGCGACGACTCCGCTTTCGCGACCGGCGGCGAGTTCATCGCCGACGGCGGCGAGTCGGCGGGCATCCCGGCGCGCTGA
- a CDS encoding enoyl-CoA hydratase/isomerase family protein gives MEWTMQYEDFEAIRVNIREGVAYVTIDNAPVNVEDARLVADLSRFARVVQSDEGVRVIVFQSANPEFFAAHADNNWMFDPAGLMALADPEADPALNPLQQLHERLRNLPQITIAKLRGRLRAGGAEFAMTADMRFAAAGETWLSQPESLMGIFPGGGGTQYLNRLVGRARGLEIALSGELYDSATAERYGWINREIPGQYLDVWVDSIARRIALLPKGVAAAAKEAFDAAEASGPVPDLAEEARAHAKVYPSPQAVVDRVEVLMSHGGQQRVAELNLEESLRSIPWPSAE, from the coding sequence ATGGAGTGGACGATGCAGTACGAGGACTTCGAGGCGATTCGGGTCAACATCAGGGAGGGGGTGGCGTACGTCACGATCGACAACGCGCCGGTGAATGTCGAGGACGCGCGCCTGGTCGCGGATCTCTCCCGCTTCGCCCGCGTCGTGCAGAGCGATGAGGGAGTGCGGGTGATCGTGTTCCAGAGCGCCAACCCGGAATTCTTCGCGGCGCACGCGGACAACAACTGGATGTTCGACCCGGCCGGCCTCATGGCGCTTGCCGACCCCGAAGCAGACCCGGCTCTCAACCCGCTGCAACAGCTTCACGAACGGCTCCGCAACCTCCCTCAAATCACGATCGCGAAGCTCCGGGGCCGACTGCGTGCAGGGGGAGCCGAATTCGCCATGACCGCCGACATGCGTTTCGCGGCCGCCGGCGAGACCTGGCTCTCGCAGCCGGAATCGTTGATGGGCATCTTCCCCGGCGGTGGTGGCACTCAGTACCTCAACCGACTGGTCGGGCGGGCGCGGGGGCTGGAGATCGCCTTGAGCGGCGAGCTCTACGACAGCGCAACCGCCGAGCGCTACGGATGGATCAACCGCGAGATCCCCGGCCAGTACCTGGACGTGTGGGTCGACTCGATCGCGCGCCGCATCGCGCTCCTCCCGAAGGGCGTCGCGGCTGCGGCCAAGGAGGCCTTCGACGCGGCGGAGGCGAGCGGACCGGTCCCCGACCTGGCCGAAGAGGCTCGCGCGCACGCCAAGGTGTACCCCTCGCCGCAGGCCGTGGTCGACCGGGTCGAGGTGCTCATGAGCCACGGCGGGCAACAGCGGGTCGCGGAGCTGAACCTCGAGGAGTCTCTGCGCTCCATCCCCTGGCCCTCAGCCGAGTGA
- a CDS encoding TetR/AcrR family transcriptional regulator: protein MAGRPRSFDRAAALETAMREFWGRGYAGVTTAQLASAIGINQPSLYAAFGDKATLFAEASDLYATNLDRSLGEALAARHVRAAMAALLRSAVLNFTREDAPHGCLIMREPLLAERRRATREAILRRFEAAVADGEVRNTDEARALADYVNGVLAGIAARALDGAKRDELQRIADLALEALPRTNVVTP from the coding sequence ATGGCCGGACGACCTCGCTCTTTCGACAGAGCCGCTGCCCTGGAAACCGCGATGCGCGAGTTCTGGGGGCGCGGCTACGCGGGCGTGACGACGGCGCAGCTCGCGAGCGCCATCGGCATCAATCAGCCCAGCCTGTATGCGGCATTCGGCGACAAGGCGACCCTCTTCGCGGAGGCGTCCGATCTGTACGCGACGAACCTGGACCGCTCGCTCGGCGAAGCCCTCGCCGCGCGACACGTGCGAGCGGCCATGGCGGCGTTGCTTCGTTCCGCCGTTCTCAACTTCACTCGGGAGGACGCGCCGCACGGATGTCTCATCATGCGGGAACCGTTGCTCGCCGAGCGTCGCAGAGCCACCCGGGAGGCGATTCTTCGCCGCTTCGAAGCTGCCGTCGCGGATGGGGAGGTTCGCAACACCGACGAGGCTCGGGCTCTCGCCGACTACGTGAACGGTGTGTTGGCCGGCATCGCTGCGCGAGCACTCGACGGAGCCAAGCGCGACGAGTTGCAGCGCATCGCCGATCTTGCGCTCGAGGCGCTCCCCCGCACCAACGTCGTCACGCCCTGA
- a CDS encoding HNH endonuclease signature motif containing protein, whose amino-acid sequence MDRAVALLEQAEHLLREAAALAVQPLTDAELCDLTRRGEVVGRLADAVRVATAGEVAERSRHELGTAGLAYRNGCTRPAHLIERIALVSQREAHARIRLAGALRGRVTLTGDPLPASHPAVADAVRDGRVGVESAIRIIDMLDSVAARGQVHPDELDAAELELVTLAVTTSADALKHSIAVWQAHLDQDGARPREEVLRAQRRFTIGREVDGMTPFSGLADPLSAGLLRAAMAESTAPGRSPRFLGPGDLDPSDPDSDPRTRGQRQFDTLLGLVTAGLRSPDGGSLRPTALVSIVVSAQDLAAGSGSAWIDDVDTPISAFTAKALTCDADTSTIVLGDNGEVLHLGRKERLFTAAQRRALAIRYGGCIWPGCTAPPSWCHAHHLVEWRHNGPTDIDNGVLLCTAHHYMLHNSDYRLRMIRGKPHMLAPPHIDAARQWRALGRQRATAKAIPAARSG is encoded by the coding sequence ATGGACAGAGCGGTGGCCCTTCTCGAGCAGGCGGAACACCTGCTGCGCGAGGCCGCCGCGCTGGCGGTCCAGCCGCTGACCGACGCGGAGCTGTGCGACCTCACTCGACGCGGCGAGGTCGTCGGTCGGCTCGCCGACGCGGTGCGCGTGGCCACCGCGGGCGAGGTCGCGGAGCGGTCCCGTCACGAGCTCGGCACCGCGGGTCTCGCCTACCGGAACGGATGCACGCGACCGGCACACCTCATCGAGCGGATCGCCCTCGTCTCGCAGCGGGAGGCGCACGCCCGGATCCGCCTCGCCGGGGCCCTGCGTGGTCGGGTGACGCTCACCGGGGACCCGTTGCCCGCATCCCACCCGGCGGTGGCGGATGCGGTGCGGGATGGGCGGGTGGGAGTCGAGTCGGCGATCCGGATCATCGACATGCTCGACTCCGTGGCCGCTCGCGGCCAGGTGCACCCCGACGAGCTGGATGCCGCGGAACTCGAACTGGTCACCCTCGCGGTCACCACCTCCGCGGATGCGTTGAAGCACTCCATCGCGGTGTGGCAGGCGCACCTCGATCAAGACGGCGCCCGGCCCCGAGAGGAGGTGCTGCGAGCTCAGCGTCGATTCACGATCGGACGGGAGGTGGACGGGATGACTCCGTTCTCCGGCCTCGCCGACCCTCTCTCCGCTGGGCTCTTGCGCGCCGCCATGGCCGAGAGCACCGCACCGGGCCGCTCTCCGCGTTTCCTCGGTCCCGGTGACCTCGACCCCAGCGACCCGGACTCGGACCCGCGCACCCGTGGGCAACGGCAGTTCGACACCCTGCTGGGACTCGTCACGGCCGGCCTGAGGTCGCCGGATGGCGGGTCGCTGCGGCCGACCGCGCTGGTGAGCATCGTCGTCTCCGCACAAGACCTCGCCGCCGGGTCGGGGTCGGCGTGGATCGACGACGTCGACACCCCGATCAGCGCCTTCACCGCCAAGGCGCTCACCTGCGACGCCGACACGTCGACCATCGTCCTCGGCGACAACGGCGAAGTGCTCCACCTCGGACGCAAAGAGCGCCTGTTCACTGCGGCGCAACGCCGTGCGCTCGCAATCCGGTACGGCGGATGCATCTGGCCCGGGTGCACGGCACCGCCCTCGTGGTGTCACGCGCACCACCTCGTCGAGTGGAGGCACAACGGACCCACCGACATCGACAACGGCGTGCTGTTGTGCACGGCACACCACTACATGCTCCACAACAGCGACTACCGGTTACGGATGATCCGCGGCAAACCCCACATGCTCGCCCCGCCGCACATCGACGCCGCCCGACAGTGGCGCGCCCTCGGTCGACAACGCGCCACCGCGAAAGCCATCCCGGCAGCACGGTCGGGGTGA
- a CDS encoding DUF4396 domain-containing protein, translating to MSDHAMHTGHEHHGHDEAAGWRSVSWGMAAQATLHCLIGCAIGEVLGMVIGTSLGLHDLATVALAIALAFVFGYALTMRGVLRAGVPFRNALKIALAADTISIAVMEVVDNAAMLSIPGAMEAGVTSWVFWVSLAGALALAFVVTTPVNRWMIARGKGHAVVHAYHH from the coding sequence ATGTCGGATCACGCGATGCACACGGGGCACGAACACCACGGCCATGACGAGGCGGCCGGATGGCGCTCGGTGTCGTGGGGGATGGCGGCGCAGGCGACGCTGCACTGTCTGATCGGATGCGCCATCGGCGAGGTGCTCGGCATGGTGATCGGAACGAGCCTCGGTCTGCACGACCTGGCCACCGTGGCCCTCGCCATCGCTCTCGCGTTCGTGTTCGGCTACGCGCTGACGATGCGCGGTGTACTGCGCGCCGGCGTGCCGTTCCGCAACGCCCTCAAGATCGCGCTCGCGGCGGACACCATCTCGATCGCCGTCATGGAGGTCGTCGACAACGCGGCGATGCTCTCGATCCCGGGCGCGATGGAGGCGGGCGTCACGTCGTGGGTGTTCTGGGTCTCGCTCGCCGGTGCGCTCGCGCTCGCGTTCGTGGTGACCACCCCGGTGAACCGCTGGATGATCGCGCGCGGCAAGGGCCACGCGGTCGTCCACGCGTACCACCACTGA